Genomic DNA from Candidatus Binatia bacterium:
TGTCGATTGAACAAGGGTGCAACCCGAGAGAGTGGGCGGAGCGCTCGAACCAGAGAGATCCTGAACAATAAGCGAGGGGACAATGATTGACGGGACTATTTTGTGGCCGCTCGTGGTCATTCTACTTTTGATCTTGGCCAACGGCGTCTTTTCGGCGGCAGAGATTGCCATTGTGACCGTGCGTGAAAGCCGGTTGGTGCAACTGGCCAAAGAGGGCCGTCCAAGCACCACGGTAATCTTGGAACTCAAACGGCAGCCCAGCCGGTTCCTGGCGACCGTTCAGGTAGGAGTGACCATCGTAGGCTCCATGGCCTCTGTACTAGGTGGCGCTTACGCCGCCACACGTCTGGCCTCGGTGTTAGAACACATTGTGCCGCCGGCGCTGGCTCCCTGGACACCGACTGCGGCCCTGGCCGGCATGGTTGCAGTGATCTCTTATCTTTCCCTTGTGGTCGGAGAACTCCTCCCCAAGTCTTTAGCGCTGCGCAATCCAGAGCGAATTGCCTTCGCTACCGTTCACGTCATCCGCATCCTCGCAGCGGTATCCGCACCGCTCGTTCGGCTCCTCACGCTTTCCACCGATACTCTGCTCAAAGTCCTCGGCGTTCCTACCCGCACCGCAGAAGTTTTCATCACCGAGGAGGAGGTGAAACACATTGTGCAGGAAGGAGCTCGTCACGGCATCTTCGATGAAGCCGAACGCCAACTGATTCACAGCGTGTTCGAGTTTACCGACACCTCGGTGCGAGAGGTGATGGTACCGCGCTCAGAAATTCATGCACTGGAGGAAACCACCGCCCTGAATGAGGCACTGTGCAAGCTTGTGGAAACCGGTTTCTCACGGATGCCAGTCTACCAAGGCGATCTCGACCACATCGTGGGCATCGTTCATCTGAAGGACATTTTGCGGGAACTCGATAAACCGAAGCCAGTTTCACTTCGAGAAATTGCCCACCCGGCCTTTTTCGTGCCCGACTCCATGCAAATCAGCGATCTTTTGCGGGAGTTGCAGGCACGCCGGGTACACATGGCGGTGGTCGTAAACGAGTTTGGAACCGTTGTCGGCCTAGTGACAATCGAGGACTTACTTGAAGAG
This window encodes:
- a CDS encoding hemolysin family protein, producing the protein MIDGTILWPLVVILLLILANGVFSAAEIAIVTVRESRLVQLAKEGRPSTTVILELKRQPSRFLATVQVGVTIVGSMASVLGGAYAATRLASVLEHIVPPALAPWTPTAALAGMVAVISYLSLVVGELLPKSLALRNPERIAFATVHVIRILAAVSAPLVRLLTLSTDTLLKVLGVPTRTAEVFITEEEVKHIVQEGARHGIFDEAERQLIHSVFEFTDTSVREVMVPRSEIHALEETTALNEALCKLVETGFSRMPVYQGDLDHIVGIVHLKDILRELDKPKPVSLREIAHPAFFVPDSMQISDLLRELQARRVHMAVVVNEFGTVVGLVTIEDLLEEIVGEIRDEFDTDEEQPIQEMPDGSLLVQGSLSLDELTERYDLPFRSTPDYRTVAGLVLARFKRFPKGGEAIVEGPYKMTVVVLDGRRLRKIRIEGPIRKRAETRS